One genomic segment of Scophthalmus maximus strain ysfricsl-2021 chromosome 3, ASM2237912v1, whole genome shotgun sequence includes these proteins:
- the ndnl2 gene encoding necdin-like 2 isoform X1, whose translation MTQRKRLSTARQQGTLGTQEEDDDPTFTQPSTSQVQKGLEKLTPAQVDQKTAEVVQYFLVKDQKKLPIRRADIVKHVVKEYRNIYPEIMKRVTRTFDQVFGLKLVEIDTKNHVYILINKLETVEGPSSITSPTNPKMGLLFVILSVIFMKGGVVRETLIWNTLKKLRVDPGEKHEDFGDVKKLVTDEFVRQRYLEFVRIPHTEPVEHEFHWGQRADVEVSKAKILEFMGQLHEQDPQSWSQQYREAHSTTDSSQASTSSQR comes from the exons ATGACGCAGAGGAAGAGGCTGTCCACCGCA AGACAACAGGGCACCTTAGGGACTCAGGAAGAGGATGACGACCCAACCTTCACTCAGCCAAGTACGTCGCAGGTCCAGAAAGGACTGGAGAAGCTCACCCCTGCACAGGTCGACCAAAAG ACTGCGGAGGTGGTGCAATACTTCTTGGTGAAGGACCAAAAGAAGCTTCCCATACGCCGAGCAG aCATTGTGAAACACGTGGTGAAAGAATATAGAAACATTTACCCAGAGATCATGAAGAGGGTGACGCGGACGTTTGACCAG GTGTTTGGTCTCAAACTGGTTGAAATTGACACCAAAAATCATGTGTACATACTCATCAATAAGTTGGAGACAGTTGAGGGACCCTCATCGATCAC TAGCCCCACGAATCCAAAGATGGGTCTGCTGTTTGTCATCCTCAGTGTTATTTTCATGAAAGGAGGCGTTGTCAGAGAAA ccctGATCTGGAATACTCTGAAGAAACTCCGTGTTGACCCTGG AGAGAAACACGAAGATTTTGGTGACGTGAAGAAGTTGGTCACAGACGAGTTTGTGCGCCAAAG GTACCTGGAGTTTGTGCGGATCCCTCACACAGAACCAGTTGAGCATGAATTTCATTGGGGTCAACGTGCTGACGTGGAAGTGTCAAAAGCCAAAATCCTCGAGTTTATGGGTCAA CTTCATGAGCAGGACCCTCAGAGCTGGAGTCAGCAGTACAGAGAAGCCCACTCCACCACCGACTCCTCCCAGGCCAGCACCAGCAGCCAGAGATAA
- the ndnl2 gene encoding necdin-like 2 isoform X2, with protein sequence MTQRKRLSTARQQGTLGTQEEDDDPTFTQPSTSQVQKGLEKLTPAQVDQKTAEVVQYFLVKDQKKLPIRRADIVKHVVKEYRNIYPEIMKRVTRTFDQVFGLKLVEIDTKNHVYILINKLETVEGPSSITPTNPKMGLLFVILSVIFMKGGVVRETLIWNTLKKLRVDPGEKHEDFGDVKKLVTDEFVRQRYLEFVRIPHTEPVEHEFHWGQRADVEVSKAKILEFMGQLHEQDPQSWSQQYREAHSTTDSSQASTSSQR encoded by the exons ATGACGCAGAGGAAGAGGCTGTCCACCGCA AGACAACAGGGCACCTTAGGGACTCAGGAAGAGGATGACGACCCAACCTTCACTCAGCCAAGTACGTCGCAGGTCCAGAAAGGACTGGAGAAGCTCACCCCTGCACAGGTCGACCAAAAG ACTGCGGAGGTGGTGCAATACTTCTTGGTGAAGGACCAAAAGAAGCTTCCCATACGCCGAGCAG aCATTGTGAAACACGTGGTGAAAGAATATAGAAACATTTACCCAGAGATCATGAAGAGGGTGACGCGGACGTTTGACCAG GTGTTTGGTCTCAAACTGGTTGAAATTGACACCAAAAATCATGTGTACATACTCATCAATAAGTTGGAGACAGTTGAGGGACCCTCATCGATCAC CCCCACGAATCCAAAGATGGGTCTGCTGTTTGTCATCCTCAGTGTTATTTTCATGAAAGGAGGCGTTGTCAGAGAAA ccctGATCTGGAATACTCTGAAGAAACTCCGTGTTGACCCTGG AGAGAAACACGAAGATTTTGGTGACGTGAAGAAGTTGGTCACAGACGAGTTTGTGCGCCAAAG GTACCTGGAGTTTGTGCGGATCCCTCACACAGAACCAGTTGAGCATGAATTTCATTGGGGTCAACGTGCTGACGTGGAAGTGTCAAAAGCCAAAATCCTCGAGTTTATGGGTCAA CTTCATGAGCAGGACCCTCAGAGCTGGAGTCAGCAGTACAGAGAAGCCCACTCCACCACCGACTCCTCCCAGGCCAGCACCAGCAGCCAGAGATAA
- the si:dkey-96f10.1 gene encoding 6-phosphofructo-2-kinase/fructose-2,6-bisphosphatase isoform X3 — protein sequence MEAKRNVAKVRRLRCESTASVPQFTNSPTMIVMVGLPARGKTYISKKLTRYLNWIGVTTKVFNVGQYRRDATRSYNSYEFFRADNTEAMKIRKACAIAALKDVCDYFTRGQGQVVVFDATNTTLERREVIRSFAKENGYKVFFVESICEDPDIIAENIKQVKLTSPDYADCDKEEAVADFLKRIDCYKLTYVPLDDDKDRNLSYIKIFNVGSRYLVNQVQDHIQSRIVYNLMNIHVTPRSIYLCRHGESELNLVGRIGGDSGLSTGGAKFASALGAYLRGQCISDLKVWTSHMKRTIQTAEALGVQYEQWKALNEIDAGVCEDMTYEEIQENYPEEFALRDQDKYRYRYPKGESYEDLVQRLEPVIMELERQENVLVICHQAVMRCLLAYFLDKSANELPYLKCPLHTVLKLTPVAYGCKVESVFLNIEAVNTHRDKPVNVDVDRDPAEALETVPDHV from the exons ATGGAGGCCAAGCGGAACGTGGCCAAGGTGCGGCGCCTGCGGTGCGAGAGCACAG cgtCGGTGCCCCAGTTCACTAACTCCCCAACCATGATAGTGATGGTTGGACTACCGGCACGGGGGAAAACCTACATCTCTAAAAAGCTCACCAGATACCTGAACTGGATCGGGGTCACAACCAAAG TGTTTAATGTCGGGCAGTACCGGCGAGATGCTACACGTTCCTACAACAGCTACGAGTTCTTCAGAGCCGACAACACTGAGGCCATGAAGATTCGCAA GGCCTGTGCCATCGCTGCCCTGAAAGATGTGTGCGATTACTTCACGAGAGGGCAGGGTCAGGTGGTG GTTTTTGACGCCACCAACACCACCCTTGAGCGGAGAGAGGTCATCCGCAGCTTCGCCAAAGAAAACGGTTACaag GTTTTCTTTGTGGAGTCCATATGTGAGGATCCAGACATCATCGCGGAGAATATTAAA CAAGTGAAGTTGACCAGTCCGGACTACGCAGACTGTGACAAAGAGGAGGCTGTGGCCGACTTTCTCAAAAGGATCGATTGTTACAAGTTGACCTACGTCCCCCTGGATGACGACAAGGACAG GAACCTCTCTTACATCAAGATCTTCAACGTGGGCAGCCGTTACCTGGTGAACCAGGTCCAGGACCACATTCAGAGCAGGATAGTCTACAACCTCATGAACATCCACGTCACCCCGAGATCCATCTACCTGTGTCGCCACGGCGAGAGCGAGCTCAACCTCGTGGGTCGCATTGGGGGTGACTCTGGGCTGTCAACAGGCGGGGCAAAG TTTGCCAGCGCTCTGGGTGCGTACTTGCGTGGGCAGTGCATCAGTGACCTGAAGGTGTGGACGAGCCACATGAAGAGGACAATCCAGACGGCAGAGGCTCTGGGCGTCCAGTACGAACAGTGGAAGGCCCTCAATGAGATCGAtgcg GGGGTGTGTGAGGATATGACCTATGAGGAGATTCAGGAGAATTACCCAGAGGAGTTTGCACTGAGGGACCAAGACAAGTATCGCTACCGTTACCCTAAAGGAGAG TCGTACGAGGACCTCGTCCAGCGCCTGGAGCCCGTCATCATGGAGCTGGAGCGGCAGGAGAACGTTTTAGTCATCTGTCACCAGGCGGTGATGAGATGTCTTCTGGCCTACTTCCTGGACAAGAGTGcta ATGAGCTTCCCTACCTGAAGTGTCCCCTCCACACGGTTCTGAAACTCACCCCAGTCGCCTACG GTTGTAAAGTGGAGTCCGTCTTCCTCAACATTGAagctgtcaacacacacagagacaagcCAGTG AACGTGGACGTGGACAGAGACCCTGCAGAGGCATTAGAGACGGTCCCGGACCACGTCTAG
- the si:dkey-96f10.1 gene encoding 6-phosphofructo-2-kinase/fructose-2,6-bisphosphatase isoform X2: MNGAAVTQDGAGPKGVAARTLRFQRPHASVPQFTNSPTMIVMVGLPARGKTYISKKLTRYLNWIGVTTKVFNVGQYRRDATRSYNSYEFFRADNTEAMKIRKACAIAALKDVCDYFTRGQGQVVVFDATNTTLERREVIRSFAKENGYKVFFVESICEDPDIIAENIKQVKLTSPDYADCDKEEAVADFLKRIDCYKLTYVPLDDDKDRNLSYIKIFNVGSRYLVNQVQDHIQSRIVYNLMNIHVTPRSIYLCRHGESELNLVGRIGGDSGLSTGGAKFASALGAYLRGQCISDLKVWTSHMKRTIQTAEALGVQYEQWKALNEIDAGVCEDMTYEEIQENYPEEFALRDQDKYRYRYPKGESYEDLVQRLEPVIMELERQENVLVICHQAVMRCLLAYFLDKSANELPYLKCPLHTVLKLTPVAYGCKVESVFLNIEAVNTHRDKPVNVDVDRDPAEALETVPDHV; encoded by the exons ATGAACGGAGCCGCGGTTACGCAAGACGGCGCCGGGCCGAAGGGGGTCGCGGCGAGGACGCTCCGGTTCCAGCGGCCGCACG cgtCGGTGCCCCAGTTCACTAACTCCCCAACCATGATAGTGATGGTTGGACTACCGGCACGGGGGAAAACCTACATCTCTAAAAAGCTCACCAGATACCTGAACTGGATCGGGGTCACAACCAAAG TGTTTAATGTCGGGCAGTACCGGCGAGATGCTACACGTTCCTACAACAGCTACGAGTTCTTCAGAGCCGACAACACTGAGGCCATGAAGATTCGCAA GGCCTGTGCCATCGCTGCCCTGAAAGATGTGTGCGATTACTTCACGAGAGGGCAGGGTCAGGTGGTG GTTTTTGACGCCACCAACACCACCCTTGAGCGGAGAGAGGTCATCCGCAGCTTCGCCAAAGAAAACGGTTACaag GTTTTCTTTGTGGAGTCCATATGTGAGGATCCAGACATCATCGCGGAGAATATTAAA CAAGTGAAGTTGACCAGTCCGGACTACGCAGACTGTGACAAAGAGGAGGCTGTGGCCGACTTTCTCAAAAGGATCGATTGTTACAAGTTGACCTACGTCCCCCTGGATGACGACAAGGACAG GAACCTCTCTTACATCAAGATCTTCAACGTGGGCAGCCGTTACCTGGTGAACCAGGTCCAGGACCACATTCAGAGCAGGATAGTCTACAACCTCATGAACATCCACGTCACCCCGAGATCCATCTACCTGTGTCGCCACGGCGAGAGCGAGCTCAACCTCGTGGGTCGCATTGGGGGTGACTCTGGGCTGTCAACAGGCGGGGCAAAG TTTGCCAGCGCTCTGGGTGCGTACTTGCGTGGGCAGTGCATCAGTGACCTGAAGGTGTGGACGAGCCACATGAAGAGGACAATCCAGACGGCAGAGGCTCTGGGCGTCCAGTACGAACAGTGGAAGGCCCTCAATGAGATCGAtgcg GGGGTGTGTGAGGATATGACCTATGAGGAGATTCAGGAGAATTACCCAGAGGAGTTTGCACTGAGGGACCAAGACAAGTATCGCTACCGTTACCCTAAAGGAGAG TCGTACGAGGACCTCGTCCAGCGCCTGGAGCCCGTCATCATGGAGCTGGAGCGGCAGGAGAACGTTTTAGTCATCTGTCACCAGGCGGTGATGAGATGTCTTCTGGCCTACTTCCTGGACAAGAGTGcta ATGAGCTTCCCTACCTGAAGTGTCCCCTCCACACGGTTCTGAAACTCACCCCAGTCGCCTACG GTTGTAAAGTGGAGTCCGTCTTCCTCAACATTGAagctgtcaacacacacagagacaagcCAGTG AACGTGGACGTGGACAGAGACCCTGCAGAGGCATTAGAGACGGTCCCGGACCACGTCTAG
- the si:dkey-96f10.1 gene encoding 6-phosphofructo-2-kinase/fructose-2,6-bisphosphatase isoform X1, with amino-acid sequence MSGTQRTLTQNPLEKTWVPSLKTRLSQRRGSSVPQFTNSPTMIVMVGLPARGKTYISKKLTRYLNWIGVTTKVFNVGQYRRDATRSYNSYEFFRADNTEAMKIRKACAIAALKDVCDYFTRGQGQVVVFDATNTTLERREVIRSFAKENGYKVFFVESICEDPDIIAENIKQVKLTSPDYADCDKEEAVADFLKRIDCYKLTYVPLDDDKDRNLSYIKIFNVGSRYLVNQVQDHIQSRIVYNLMNIHVTPRSIYLCRHGESELNLVGRIGGDSGLSTGGAKFASALGAYLRGQCISDLKVWTSHMKRTIQTAEALGVQYEQWKALNEIDAGVCEDMTYEEIQENYPEEFALRDQDKYRYRYPKGESYEDLVQRLEPVIMELERQENVLVICHQAVMRCLLAYFLDKSANELPYLKCPLHTVLKLTPVAYGCKVESVFLNIEAVNTHRDKPVNVDVDRDPAEALETVPDHV; translated from the exons ATGTCAGGAACACAAAGAACACTCACGCAAAATCCTCTCGAGAAAACGTGGGTTCCATCGTTGAAAACCAGACTGAGCCAACGCAGAGGCT cgtCGGTGCCCCAGTTCACTAACTCCCCAACCATGATAGTGATGGTTGGACTACCGGCACGGGGGAAAACCTACATCTCTAAAAAGCTCACCAGATACCTGAACTGGATCGGGGTCACAACCAAAG TGTTTAATGTCGGGCAGTACCGGCGAGATGCTACACGTTCCTACAACAGCTACGAGTTCTTCAGAGCCGACAACACTGAGGCCATGAAGATTCGCAA GGCCTGTGCCATCGCTGCCCTGAAAGATGTGTGCGATTACTTCACGAGAGGGCAGGGTCAGGTGGTG GTTTTTGACGCCACCAACACCACCCTTGAGCGGAGAGAGGTCATCCGCAGCTTCGCCAAAGAAAACGGTTACaag GTTTTCTTTGTGGAGTCCATATGTGAGGATCCAGACATCATCGCGGAGAATATTAAA CAAGTGAAGTTGACCAGTCCGGACTACGCAGACTGTGACAAAGAGGAGGCTGTGGCCGACTTTCTCAAAAGGATCGATTGTTACAAGTTGACCTACGTCCCCCTGGATGACGACAAGGACAG GAACCTCTCTTACATCAAGATCTTCAACGTGGGCAGCCGTTACCTGGTGAACCAGGTCCAGGACCACATTCAGAGCAGGATAGTCTACAACCTCATGAACATCCACGTCACCCCGAGATCCATCTACCTGTGTCGCCACGGCGAGAGCGAGCTCAACCTCGTGGGTCGCATTGGGGGTGACTCTGGGCTGTCAACAGGCGGGGCAAAG TTTGCCAGCGCTCTGGGTGCGTACTTGCGTGGGCAGTGCATCAGTGACCTGAAGGTGTGGACGAGCCACATGAAGAGGACAATCCAGACGGCAGAGGCTCTGGGCGTCCAGTACGAACAGTGGAAGGCCCTCAATGAGATCGAtgcg GGGGTGTGTGAGGATATGACCTATGAGGAGATTCAGGAGAATTACCCAGAGGAGTTTGCACTGAGGGACCAAGACAAGTATCGCTACCGTTACCCTAAAGGAGAG TCGTACGAGGACCTCGTCCAGCGCCTGGAGCCCGTCATCATGGAGCTGGAGCGGCAGGAGAACGTTTTAGTCATCTGTCACCAGGCGGTGATGAGATGTCTTCTGGCCTACTTCCTGGACAAGAGTGcta ATGAGCTTCCCTACCTGAAGTGTCCCCTCCACACGGTTCTGAAACTCACCCCAGTCGCCTACG GTTGTAAAGTGGAGTCCGTCTTCCTCAACATTGAagctgtcaacacacacagagacaagcCAGTG AACGTGGACGTGGACAGAGACCCTGCAGAGGCATTAGAGACGGTCCCGGACCACGTCTAG